A DNA window from Desulfobacterales bacterium contains the following coding sequences:
- a CDS encoding glycosyltransferase: MPVDGFQPKTPYPNGRVIMMPYPYVSVIIPVLNAEKHIDVCLNALKEQTYPEDSYEIIAVDNGSSDNSFQKLSNRGINVGLIRKKGRSRALNKALEMARGDIICSTDISCIADPDWIRSIVKSFENPEVGCVAGEIRLIKYPKNRVIEFQDRVNYMSPMYAAERVSLPFLPYADGANASFRRSVFEKLGFFDEAFFKAADVEICYRILMLSDYKIVFDKNAVVWEYGEPSLFSLLKQRYRIGLGQILIEKKYNALFHKKKLSLRKFYWAGAELLAGISRIEGIKSHMLYDKLVFLLMRLWQKIGNTYGRINLKNYRIENFNPEHVKRFADEFDREKVKKRIMVKA; this comes from the coding sequence ATGCCTGTCGATGGCTTTCAGCCTAAAACCCCTTACCCGAACGGTCGAGTTATTATGATGCCATACCCTTATGTATCTGTGATTATACCTGTGCTAAACGCGGAAAAACACATCGATGTTTGCCTGAATGCTTTAAAAGAGCAAACTTATCCAGAGGATAGCTATGAAATCATTGCGGTGGATAACGGCTCCAGTGACAACTCGTTTCAAAAACTGTCAAATCGAGGAATTAATGTCGGATTAATCAGGAAAAAGGGCCGGTCACGAGCTCTAAATAAAGCATTGGAGATGGCACGTGGGGATATCATATGCTCAACCGATATATCATGCATTGCTGATCCGGATTGGATACGTTCTATTGTCAAATCTTTTGAAAACCCTGAGGTTGGATGTGTTGCCGGGGAAATCAGGCTAATTAAATATCCCAAAAACAGAGTGATTGAATTCCAAGATAGGGTAAATTACATGTCGCCGATGTACGCGGCTGAGAGAGTGTCGCTTCCTTTCTTACCCTATGCCGACGGTGCCAACGCGTCATTCAGAAGGAGTGTTTTTGAAAAATTGGGCTTTTTCGATGAAGCGTTTTTCAAAGCCGCGGATGTTGAAATATGCTACAGAATTTTAATGCTTTCGGACTATAAAATCGTTTTCGATAAAAATGCCGTTGTCTGGGAATATGGTGAGCCCTCGCTTTTTTCACTGCTAAAACAAAGATACAGAATCGGGTTGGGCCAAATATTAATCGAAAAAAAATATAACGCTCTTTTTCACAAAAAAAAATTAAGCCTGCGGAAGTTTTATTGGGCTGGCGCGGAACTGTTGGCCGGCATATCCCGAATCGAGGGGATCAAGAGCCATATGTTATATGATAAGTTGGTATTTCTTTTAATGCGCCTATGGCAAAAAATCGGAAATACCTATGGTAGGATAAATCTAAAAAATTATAGAATTGAAAATTTCAATCCTGAACATGTGAAAAGGTTTGCGGATGAATTTGACCGTGAGAAGGTTAAAAAGAGGATAATGGTGAAGGCGTAA
- a CDS encoding sulfotransferase, with translation MFVENFKDVVLVIGLARSGTSWLGKILESDPHVMYRYEPNNLKKCDLFIPLQQLIEKEGCTKKASAMLVDAFKGTALLKNAHTTGHKTPSKKLFMDLNLYPLTKLFPLILSDRFFKLFYKNRGIKFVSKIVEFDWGIDWISSALGRPKIIFIIRHPCGNVLSYVEGKKYGMGKQGVEGWAKIWRSVHEEQGLPDRVSIPNFKLVTYEALCLDPIEKSKEIFEFLNWDFTEKTKDFLLKSTDRETDGYWGIRKDPVKTAFKWKENLAREEIEKIYSIVGDSKLMTLWDTP, from the coding sequence ATGTTCGTCGAAAATTTTAAGGACGTCGTTTTAGTTATCGGTCTTGCCAGAAGCGGCACATCATGGCTTGGGAAAATTTTAGAAAGTGACCCGCATGTGATGTACCGGTATGAACCCAACAATTTGAAGAAGTGCGACCTTTTTATCCCTTTACAGCAACTCATTGAAAAAGAAGGGTGCACGAAGAAAGCTTCGGCCATGTTGGTCGATGCGTTTAAAGGCACGGCGTTGTTGAAAAACGCACATACCACGGGGCATAAAACGCCCTCTAAAAAACTGTTTATGGACCTGAATCTATATCCCCTGACGAAACTTTTCCCTTTGATACTGAGTGACCGGTTCTTCAAGCTGTTTTATAAAAACAGAGGGATAAAATTTGTTTCCAAGATAGTCGAATTTGACTGGGGGATCGATTGGATTTCAAGCGCGCTGGGCCGGCCCAAAATCATATTCATCATTCGGCATCCATGCGGAAATGTGCTCTCATACGTGGAGGGGAAAAAATATGGGATGGGGAAACAAGGCGTTGAGGGATGGGCGAAAATCTGGCGATCCGTTCACGAGGAACAGGGGTTGCCGGACAGGGTGTCCATCCCCAATTTCAAACTCGTAACTTATGAAGCGCTTTGCCTTGATCCCATCGAGAAATCAAAGGAAATATTTGAATTCCTGAACTGGGACTTCACCGAAAAAACAAAAGATTTTCTGCTTAAATCAACGGACCGGGAAACGGATGGCTATTGGGGCATTCGGAAAGACCCGGTTAAAACAGCTTTTAAGTGGAAAGAGAATTTGGCCCGGGAAGAGATTGAAAAAATCTACAGCATTGTCGGGGATTCTAAGTTGATGACACTCTGGGATACCCCATAG
- a CDS encoding glycosyltransferase, protein MDMPLVSVIIPCFNGEVFLRDAIDSVLHQSYANIEIVVVNDGSTDNTAGIMAGYGKKIKPVHQKNQGHSSARNSGIANSTGRYIAFLDCDDYWDHRFVELMLAEIVEKKAAIAYCGWQRVGNKPGEPFIPPDYENDQKLHSLFRFSALWPIHAALVQRDYLPEPAFNTAYQACVDYDLWLRVAGTNPICLVPEVLAFYRFHSHGQVTSNQARSGYFNLLVKERFLSDFPDIATALGPDRIREYCAGAYLKRTYRCLWEGDIQAAHEMFRYAVKRRMITSKDWKYALPALMPLKAYRQLADWRGLKGEG, encoded by the coding sequence ATGGATATGCCATTGGTGTCCGTAATTATTCCCTGTTTCAACGGTGAAGTTTTTCTCCGTGATGCCATTGATTCGGTATTGCATCAATCCTACGCGAATATTGAAATCGTTGTGGTCAACGACGGCTCGACAGATAATACGGCAGGCATTATGGCGGGGTACGGGAAGAAAATAAAACCCGTGCACCAAAAAAACCAAGGACATTCATCGGCGAGAAATTCGGGAATCGCCAATTCTACTGGCCGCTATATCGCATTTTTAGATTGCGATGACTATTGGGACCACCGGTTTGTCGAGTTGATGCTGGCGGAAATAGTCGAGAAAAAAGCGGCCATTGCGTATTGCGGTTGGCAACGCGTCGGCAATAAGCCGGGGGAGCCTTTTATCCCGCCGGATTATGAAAACGATCAAAAGTTACACAGCCTGTTTCGATTTTCAGCTTTGTGGCCGATACATGCGGCGTTGGTCCAAAGAGATTACCTGCCCGAACCGGCATTTAACACTGCGTACCAAGCTTGTGTAGATTATGACCTCTGGCTGAGAGTGGCCGGCACGAATCCCATCTGTTTGGTCCCTGAAGTATTGGCTTTTTATCGATTCCACTCCCACGGGCAAGTGACCTCGAATCAAGCCCGTAGCGGTTATTTTAATTTGTTGGTAAAAGAGCGCTTCTTGTCGGATTTTCCGGATATTGCAACCGCATTGGGTCCTGATCGAATTCGTGAATATTGCGCGGGCGCTTATCTGAAACGCACCTATCGATGCCTGTGGGAAGGGGATATTCAGGCTGCCCACGAAATGTTCAGGTATGCCGTAAAGCGCCGAATGATCACGAGTAAAGATTGGAAATACGCGCTTCCCGCCTTAATGCCGTTAAAAGCCTATCGGCAGCTGGCGGACTGGCGCGGATTGAAGGGGGAAGGATGA
- a CDS encoding sulfotransferase produces the protein MNSRDRSPVFLFCSGHRSGSTLLQRILIESGEIMVWGETGGALDYLFLASEGYRQMLGAGGDRFRFGFGGNGNQQRESFLAAGENRAHLWIPCINPPQQTIMRGFRRFIDELYAQSTTDLGYQRWGVKKVRSGLETALFMRTLFPEARFIFLVRNPVACMLSIKRHKWMDHPTDRKALDIYIAQWIKTAGSFKDADFGFHIRYEDLVADTQKRSALFDYLGIRGVRHDFFSRSRPKGKTDDLMKLGFMEKLKTNLKTADIAKYYGYA, from the coding sequence ATGAACAGCCGCGATCGGTCTCCGGTTTTTCTTTTTTGTAGCGGCCATCGAAGCGGCAGCACGCTTTTACAGCGAATCCTAATTGAAAGCGGCGAAATAATGGTTTGGGGTGAAACCGGAGGCGCCCTGGATTATCTGTTTTTAGCTTCGGAAGGATACCGTCAGATGCTCGGTGCCGGCGGGGATCGCTTTCGATTTGGCTTCGGTGGTAACGGGAACCAGCAGAGGGAATCATTTTTAGCTGCCGGGGAAAACAGGGCGCATTTGTGGATTCCCTGCATCAATCCCCCCCAGCAGACCATTATGCGCGGGTTCAGGCGGTTTATTGATGAACTGTATGCCCAAAGCACGACAGACTTGGGTTACCAGCGTTGGGGCGTGAAAAAGGTTCGTTCCGGATTGGAGACAGCCCTTTTTATGCGAACCCTGTTTCCGGAAGCACGCTTTATTTTCCTCGTGCGCAATCCGGTTGCCTGTATGTTGTCCATCAAGCGGCATAAGTGGATGGACCATCCAACGGATAGAAAAGCATTGGATATTTATATTGCCCAATGGATTAAGACGGCGGGAAGCTTTAAGGACGCTGATTTCGGATTTCATATTCGGTATGAGGATCTGGTTGCCGACACCCAAAAAAGGAGCGCGCTTTTCGATTACCTCGGCATTCGCGGCGTGCGCCATGATTTTTTCAGCCGGTCCCGGCCCAAAGGGAAAACCGATGATCTTATGAAGCTTGGTTTCATGGAAAAACTCAAAACCAATCTCAAAACAGCCGATATCGCAAAATATTATGGGTATGCTTGA